The Rhodospirillaceae bacterium DNA segment TGCCGACACCGGCGGCTCTTTCGCGCATTCCCTTCTTCTTAACATTGGCGTCCAACCCGGTATCAACAAGGGACAGGCTGTGGTGACTGGTGATGGTCTCGTCGGCCGGATTGCCGGTGTCGGTGATCGTTCCACCCGGGTCCTGCTGATTACGGATTTGAACTCGCGCATTCCGGTGCTGATTGAAGCAACCCGCACCCGCGCCATTCTTGCCGGTAATAACACCAACAGGCTGCGGCTCATTCATTTACCGCCCGGTGCCACTGTTTCACCCGGCGACCGGGTCGTTACCTCCGGTCATGGCGGCGCTTTTCCTGTCGGTTTGCCCGTCGGCCTTGTCGATGGGGTCAGTGATGCCGGTATATCCGTGCAACCGTTTGTGACCCGCGACAGGCTCGAATATGTGCGCGTTCTTGATTATGGCCTGAAGGGAATCATCGACGACCCGAAGTCTTCGGATAAATCCGCGGAGGGCGGAAAGGGCAAGCCATGAAACCGGTATTCTGGTCACGCCTGGATCTGGCGGCTCGACGCTTTACCCCCTTCGGATTGACGGTTCTGCTGGTCCTCCTCAACACCTTACCTTTGAAGGTGCCCGGTTTGACCCAGGTGATGCCATTGTTGCCGTTGATGTCGATCTATCTTTGGGCCGTCCATCAACCCGACCTGATGCCCCTCTACGCAGTCTTTCTGGTTGGCATTTTGCAGGATACCTTAAGTGGCGTCCCGCTTGGCGTTTACGGCCTGACCAACCTGATCGTCTATGCCACCATTCTTTGGCAGCGCCGTTTTCTGGCCGGCAAACCTTTTGCCGTCATATGGGTCGGCTTCACCGTCGTCGCCGCAGGGGCGGTGATCATTGGCTGGATTTTGATATCGTCACTCAACACAACGTTAATTGAGCCAGGCGCGATGGCTTTTCAGTATTTGATTTCGCTGGGCGTCTTTCCGCTGCTGGCGTGGTTATTCATGCGCTGGCAACGGGCTTTTCTTGATCATGTATAGATGACCTGCCATGCATAGAGACAGTGAACGTCATAAACAGTTTTCCCGCCGCACGGCCATACTCGCCGGTGGCAAGGCGGTACTGCTGTCAGCCCTTGTCGGGCGCATGTATTATTTGCAAGTGGTCGAGGCCGACCGCTACAAAACCCTGGCCGAAGATAACCGCATCAGCTTCCGGCTACTGGCGCCGCCGCGTGGGCGCATCGTTGATCGTTTCGGGGTGCCTATTGCCGACAATCAACAGAACTACCGTGTCGTGCTTGTGCCTGAGCAAACCGATGATGTAGAGGAAACCCTGATCAGGCTGGGCCGTATTATTCCGATCCGTCAGGGAGAGAAGAAACGCATTCTGCGTGATGTTGGCCGCAGCCGTGGTTTTGTGCCGGTGACCCTGCGTGAAAATCTGAGCTGGGAAGACGTCGCCCATATCGAGGTCAACACGCCCGACCTTCCCGGTGTGATGATTGATGTTGGGCAAAGCCGCTTTTACCCCTTCGCAAGGGAGATGGCCCATATTCTGGGTTATGTGGCGGCGGTGTCCGAAGGTGAAACAGGAAGCAACCCGTTGCTTGAATTGCCGGGTTTCCGCATTGGCAAGTCGGGCATCGAAAAAGTATACGATCTGGCGCTCAGGGGTGCTGGCGGTAGCTCACAAGTCGAAGTCAACGCCTTCGGGCGGGTTATCCGCGAGCTAAAACGCAGTGAAGGCCAGCCGGGCACCCGCCTGCAACTGACCATAGATTCAGGTCTTCAGCAGATGACCTCCAAACGCCTTGGCGAGAAAAGCGGCTCGGTGGTTGTCATGGATGTCCATTCCGGCGATGTACTGGCGATGGTGTCGACCCCCGGCTTTGACCCCAACGCCTTTAACAAGGGCCTCAGCACCGAACAATGGAACGCGCTTATCTCTAACGACAGGGCACCGCTGACCAACAAGTCGATCGCCGGCAATTACGCACCGGGCTCAACCTTCAAGATGATTGTCGCCCTGGCGGCATTGGAGAAGGGGGTTATCTCTGCCGAAAGCGAGGTCTTCTGTACAGGCAAAACCAAACTGGGCAACGCCACGTTCCATTGCTGGAAGAAGGGCGGTCATGGTGTCGTCAACCTGAACAAGGGGATATCCCAGTCCTGCGATGTTTATTTTTATGATGTTGCCCGCCGCACCGGTATCGAGCGGATTGCCGAAATGGCGCGCCGTTTTGGGCTTGGCGAGCAACTGGGTCTTGATCTTCCCGGCGAGCGGGCAGGACTTATCCCAAGTGACGAATGGAAAAGGGGCGTCATCGGCGCACCCTGGCAAAAGGGTGAAACATTACTGGCCGGAATCGGTCAGGGCTACGTCCTGACAACCCCCTTGCAACTGGCCGTCATGACGGCAAGGCTGGCCAATGGCGGGGTCGTGGTGAACCCGCATCTGACCCGAAATATCGTCACCGCTGACGGTGTTGCCCCCAGGCAGGCAAAAGAGCCTATGGATATCGGTCTCGTTCCCGGTCATTTGGCGCTGGTTCGCGAGGCCATGGAAACCGTCGTCAATCAACCCACCGGCACCGCTTTCCGCTCCCGTATCAGGGCCCCGGAATTCCGCATGGCCGGTAAAACCGGGACGGCCCAGGTCCGTCGAATCAGTAAACTGGAAAGGGAAAACCGGGTCCTCAAAAATGACGAGTTGCCGTGGAAAGAACGCGATCATGCCTTATTCGTCGGTTATGCACCCATCGCGGCCCCGCGTTATGCCGTTTCGGTTGTTATTGAACATGGTGGCGGTGGCTCCAGGGTGGCCGCACCCATTGCCCGGGATGTTCTGGAAGAAGCCCAGCGCCGGGATGCGGCGCGTCCGGGTGAGGAAATCTCCATCGAGAAAGCCTCAGGCGGGCAGGGCACTTCGACATCGAGTGTTAAATTATGATTGGTGATATTCTCAATAAATCCAACCTGACCTTAGGGCAACGTCTCTGGCGATTGCACTGGCTATTTGTGCTGGTGTTGATCATCACCGCGACAGTCGGCTTTATCATGCTTTATTCGGCCGCCAACGGTTCGCTTGAGCCATGGGCCGGACGGCAGATGGGGCGTTTCGGGATTGGCCTTCTCGCCATGCTGGTTGTCGCCATGACCAACCTCAGGTTATGGCTCAAATATTCTTACGCTTTCTACGGGGTGACCCTGCTTCTGCTAGGGGCGGTTGAGTTCGGTGGCACCATCGGCATGGGGGCGCAACGCTGGATTGATCTTGGCGTTTTCAACCTGCAGCCCTCGGAATTGATGAAAATCGCTCTGGTTCTTGCCCTCGCCCGTTATTTCCACAGCGGCAACATGGAAGATATCGGCAGGCCCACATACCTGATCGTTCCGCTGCTTCTGGTTGCCGCCCCGACCGCCCTGGTCCTGCGCCAGCCGGATTTGGGAACCGCCCTGATGCTGGTCATCGGTGGCGGGGCTATCTTTTTCGTCGCCGGGATCAGGATATGGAAATTCGCCCTGGTCTTTCTGGCCGCACTGATTTCGGCTCCCATTGGCTGGCAGTTTCTTCGTGAATACCAGAAGCAACGGGTGCTGACGTTCCTGAACCCGGAATCCGATCCATTGGGTGCCGGCTATCATATCATTCAGTCGAAAATTGCGCTCGGCTCCGGTGGCCTGTTCGGCAAGGGTTTCATGCAGGGCTCGCAAAGCCATCTCAGTTTTCTGCCTGAAAAACAAACCGATTTCATCTTCACCATGCTGGCCGAGGAATTCGGTCTGGTTGGCGGGCTTGGGTTGCTGGGGCTTTACGTTTTGATTTTGGCTTACTGCTTCACGATATCGCTCAATTGCCGCAATCACTTCGGGCGGTTGGTCGGCATGGGGGTGACGACGACATTTTTCCTCTACGTTTTCATCAATATCGCCATGGTTATGGGACTGATACCGGTGGTCGGCATTCCGTTGCCGCTGATCTCCTACGGCGGTACGGCGATGATGACCCTGTTGCTCGGTTTCGGCCTGTTGATGTCCGTCCACATCAATCGCGACGAGGCCATTGGCAGACGCGGCGCCGCCGATGATTTTTAGGCAAGCCTGAGTGCTAACAGCCAGCCACAACATATTCGCCGGTGCGTTCAAATATCCATCGTCCCTTATCATCAAGAACCATCTTCGTTTCATCAAGGAAATCGTGAAGATGAACCAACACATTTCCATCCTCAATAAAAATGACTGCGTAGGCAGGTGGTTCGTAGCTTTTGGGAACGTAGCCGGGGGCAGTAAAATCAAAGGCGACCCCGTGATTGGTGCCTCTTAATGCTGAAAAAGGAATTCCCTGCCAACTCCCCGAAATGGGTCTATGAACATGACCGAAAAACAAATGGCGAATGTTATCGTGTCGGTAAAGTACTTCCGCAAACGCTTCCTTGTCCTGAAGCCCAAGTGCATCAAGGCTGGGCAAACCGACATCGAACGGCGGATGATGCATGAATAAAAAAACAGGTCGTCCCTGTGCCTTTTCCAGTTGATCGGTTAGCCAATGCCGCCGTTTTTCACAATAAAGGCCCAGGTGAGAACCCTGGTCGACGGTATCGAGAAAGATGAAATCTCCCTCGTCGTTTCTTTGAGTGCTTTGCACAAAACCATTGTTATCTTTTTCAAGTTCGGGAAACGCCGCGCTCAGGTTTTGCCGATTGTCATGATTGCCCATCATCAAAATAGCCGGTGGGGTAAGGGCGTTAATTATTTCCCTAAACGCCTGATATGCTTCGGGCTTTCCGGCATCGGTCAAATCGCCACTGAAGACGCAAAAGTCCGCATCAGAATGATTTGATTCAATATCAGCTACGCAGGTTTGCAGTCGTACTATGGGTGAAAGACAGCTGATCATCTCATCGGGTGCACCAAGATGAGTATCAGTAATTTGAATGATTTTCATATCACTACCTGTCAATTTTACTTAGGGAGAAACGGGCGTCTGTTTTGGAAGGGGCATGCCGCGTTTCTCAAGGACACCGCGTAGGCGGTCAGGATAATCGGTAATAATACCATCGACCCCCATATCGATAAGGGCCTCCATACGATCTGTGTCGTTGACGGTCCAGACTTTGACCTTTAGCCCCAGGTCATGTGCCTGTTTGACCTTTTCGGCAGTCATTTCCGGATGGAATGCCGACCAGATTTGCCCCCCGGCCTTCTTCACCATTTCCGGTACATTACCCGCGTAATTGTCAATGTCGTGTCCGGCTGTCCATGGGGAAGGGCCAGGTTTTCCCATGAGTAGGTTATCGTACCAATCCTGTTGAACGGTCAGGTAAGACGTAGGAATATTTGGCGCCTGGCGTTGTGTTTCCTGCAACGTGCGCCAGTCGAAGGACTGAATTGTCACACGAACGGAAAATCCCTGTTGGTGAATAATTTTCAAAAGGGATGAAACGAATTCCCTCGGCTCCAGGAAAAGCTCCGGTTCCGTCGGTCGAAGTTTGGTTTCTATATTGAGTCGCACGTTTTCATTCCCGGATCGTCGGATAAGGTGCAAAACCTCTTCCAGTGTTGGAATGCGGGCTCCATCAACAGCGGTTTGATCTGAGAAGCGTTCGTGATAACGGGTTCCTGGTTTTACACGCCCGACATCAAATGACTTCAATTCCTTTAAAGTCAGGGATCGTATTCCCGGACCAGTTTCATCTAACCATTGACCGTCTTGATTGCGCGTAGTCTCCGGTTCAAGTCTGGGATTATGGGTAACGACGATCGCCCCATCGCTCGTCGCGCCGACATCGAGCTCGAGCGTATTGACGCCAATCGACAAGGCCTTGGCGAAGGATGCAAGAGTATTCTCCGGCATTAACCCCCGCGCACCACGATGGCCCTGAGAATCAAACCCGTTTGCCAAATCGGTCATGCCGAAAAATCCCAGTGCCATAAGTGTGGAAGAAAGTAACCAACGCATATTTCCTGTTCACCTTCTTGACGGTGTTATTCCACGCGCCTGTCATTGTCGGAGTCAAATACATGGATGTTTTTCGGATCAATCATCAAAGGTAGAACTTCACCCGGATCGACACTTCGCACGCCTTCCAGGCGAACGATCAAGTCCGAACTATCATTACCAAACGTCCCATGGACCAGCGTATCCGCACCCAGGTGCTCCACGACCTGTACCGTATATGACATCGTGTGATTTCCACTATCATCGACAATCAGGTGTTCCGGGCGCATGCCGAAGGTAACCTGCTTGCCGGCATGGTTGTGAAAGGCATGGACAAGTTCATGGGATCCACCGCCGGGAAATTCGGCATTTTTTCCATCAGCACTAATCATACCATCGAGAAAATTCATTGAGGGAGAGCCAATAAACCCGGCCACAAATTTTGTAGCTGGATGCTCGTATAGTTCAATGGGTGTCCCCAACTGTTCAACATTGCCACCATTGAGCACCATAAGGCGGTGCCCCAGGGTCATTGCCTCGACCTGATCATGGGTCACATAAACGCTGGTGATACCCAGGCGCTCCTGAAGTTTCTTTATTTCAAGGCGCATTTGCACACGCAGTTTGGCATCCAGATTGGATAAGGGTTCATCGAATAAAAAGACGCTGGGTTCGCGAACAATGGCGCGCCCCATGGCGACACGCTGGCGCTGACCGCCACTAAGTTGTCGGGGAGAGCGGTTCAGATAATCACCTATTTCAAGAATTTCGGCAGCCTTATTGACCCGTTGCTCTATCACATCCTTTGGATGACCTGCGATTTTCAGGCCGTACGCCATGTTGTTAAAAACCGACATGTGCGGATAAAGTGCGTAATTTTGAAACACCATGGCAATGTCGCGCTGGGCAGGTTCCAAATCGTTAACGATACGATCACCAATGGAAATATTGCCACCGGTTACACTTTCCAGGCCCGCAATCATCCTTAGCAGGGTCGATTTCCCGCAGCCACTGGGGCCGACAATGACAACGAATTCACCATCACGGATATGCCAGTCGACACCGTGGATAACCTCCGTTTCGTCGTAGGATTTACACACTTTTTCAAGCAGGATTTCGCTCATGGTTAAAGTTCCATTCTCGGTTTATTTCTCGGTTTCGGTCAGGCCTTTAACAAACAGGCGCTGCATGAATACGACGACGGCTATCGGCGGCAACATGGCCAAAAGGGATGTCATCATGATCAGGTGCCAGTCCGGGGACCGTTCGGCCGTCTGCAGCATTTGCTTGATGCCGATGACAATGGTGTACATGTCCTGATCCGTGGTTATCAAAAGCGGCCACAGGTACTGGTTCCAGCCATAGATGAACAAGATGACGAACAAAGCCGCGATGTTGGTGCGCGACAGCGGCAGCAGAATGTCTATGAAGAAACGCATAGGCCCTGCGCCGTCGATGCGTGCGGCTTCCAGCAATTCATCGGGAATGGTCAGGAACACCTGACGGAACATGAAAGTTGCGGTCGCCGAGGCGATCAACGGAATGCTTAGTCCCCAGTAGGTATTGAGCATGCCAAGATTGGCGACAACCTCAAAGGTCGGAAGGATACGCACCTCGACCGGCAGCATCAGGGTGATGAAAATCATCCAGAAGAAACCCATACGGAAGGGAAATTTGAAATAAACGATGGCGAACGCCGATAAAAGTGAAATGGCGATCTTTCCCAGTGAGATCATCAACGCCATAATCAGGCTGTTGACCAGCATGAAACCCACCGGCGGCAGGCCTGCGCCCTCAACCCCGCCCAACAGGGTCGTCTTCAAATTAATAAAGAATTGATCTCCCGGCAGAAGAGGCAACGGAATTTGAACCATGCGCAAGGCATCGTGTGTGGATGCAACAAAGGTTATCCAGATCGGAAACGCGATAATCGCGACGCCAAAGATTAAAACGAGGTGAGAAATAAAGGTGACAAAGGGACGATGCTCGATCATCAGTACGCAACCCTCTTTTCAACGTAGCGGAACTGAATCACGGTCAGGACAATAACAATCGCCATAAGAATGACCGATTGGGCCGCCGAACCACCGAGATCAAGGCCGATAAAGCCGTCATTAAAGACCTTGTAGATCAATATCTCGGTGGCCTTGGCTGGCCCCCCCCGGGTAACGACGTGGATAATGCCGAAGGTCTCGAAAAACGCATAGACGATGTTCATGACCAACAAGAAGAAGGTTGTCGGTGAAATCAGCGGGAAAATAATAGTAAAGAATCGTCGTACCGGGCCTGCCCCGTCGATGGCTGCGGCCTCGATCAGGGATTTCGGAATGGACTGCATAGCGGCCAGGAAAAACAGGAAATTATAGGCCACCTGTTTCCATGCCGATGCAATGATCACCAGAAACATTGCTTCCGTACCATTGAGCTTGTGATTCCATTCATAGCCAAAGGCGCCCAGCATATAAGTGAAGATGCCGAGTGTCGGGTCGAACATGAAAACCCACAATGCGCCGGAAAGGACAGGAGCAACGGCGTAGGGCCAAATCAGTAAGGTGCGGTAAGTCGTCGCCCCCTTGATCACCCGATCCGCCATCGCCGCCAGAACAAGTGCGAAAGACATCGACAGGAAGGCTACAGAAAATGAAAAGAAGATCGTTCGCTTGAAAGTATCCAGATAGAGTTCATCATCAAAAAGTTCGATGAAGTTATCAAACCAGACAAATTCAGTACTGAGCCCAAAGGCATCTTCAACCAAAAGCGACTGGTATAATGCCTGACTTGCCGGCCATATGAAAAAAACCACCGTAATGATTATTTGTGGCGCAACGAGTAAGAACGGCAATACTGATGGTCCAAAATGGACACGTTTAAGCATGTCTATAAAGCCCTGTATCCGTCAACACCCCCCGGTTTCCATACTATTGGAAAACCGGAGGGATGCTAACTTGGGGAGATATTAATTGTTGGCTTTTTCAAATTTACGAAGCAGCTTGTTGCCCCGTTCAGCGGCATCGTCAAGACCTTGACTCGCCGTTTTGGATCCATTCCAGATCGCTTCCATCTCTTCGTTGATGATGTCCCTGATCTGAACAAAGCTGCCAAAACGCAATCCACGGGAATTGGCCGTAGGAGCATTCAGGCTAAGCTGCTTGATGGCCGTGTCTGTGCCAGGGTTGCTGTTATAGAAGCCCTGCTTTTTTGAAAGCTCGTAGGCCGCCTTGGTAATTGGCACGTATCCCGTTTCCTGATGCCACCAGGCTTGAACTTCGGGCGAGGACAAATAAGTCATGAACTTGGCGACGCCTTTGTAATCGCCTTTGTCGTGACCTTTAAGGACCCACAGGGTTGCACCACCGATGATCGAGTTCTGCGGTTTGCTTGCGGCTTTTGTATCAAGGGGCAACATGCTCTGGCCGAAGGCAAACTTGGCCTGTTTTTTAATGCTGCCATAATAGGCCGATGAATTCATCCACATGCCGCACTCGCCATTAGCATACATGGGAAGGCTGTCGCCACGCGGTCCACCGTAAGTGAACAACTTGTCCTTGGACCAACTGGCAACGTCGCCAATTATATTTTTGACCTTGTCATTATTAAACGTGAATTCGGTATCCAGGCCGCCAAAGCCGTTCTCATTGGTGCCGATTGGCAGGTTATGCCAGGTGCTGTAGTTCTCAATCATGACCCAGGACTGATAGCCAAACGAGAAACCGCATTTGTAACCGGCCGCGACGAGTTTCTCCGAAGCGCTTTTCATGTCGCTCCAGGTTTTGGGAACTGACGTGACCCCCGCCTTTTTGAAAGCGTCCTTGTTGTACCACAACACAGGAGTTGAACTGTTAAATGGCATGGAAAGAAGATCGCCATTGGGTGTCTGATAATAACTGATCACTGCTGGCAGATAGTCAGATTTATCAAATGGTTCGCCGGCGTCCTTCATGACCTGTTCGACCGGATAGACGGCGCCCTTGGCGGCCATCATGGTCGCGGTGCCGACTTCAAACACCTGTACGATGTGGGGCTGCTGTTTGGCCCTGAAGGCAGCGACGGCGGCGGTCATGGTTTCGGTGTAATTGCCCTTGTAGGCGGGCAGGACCTTGTATTCGGATTGGGTTGCATTGAAATCATTGGCAATTTTGTTGACGCGTTCACCGTTGACACCGCCCATAGCGTGCCACCATTGGATTTCTGTAGCGGCGAATGCTGAAGCCGATACGCTGACGCCGACGATGGCTGTAAGCACACCAAGAATTTTCTTTTTAAAAGTCATGAAACATCTCCCTGCAAATAGAAGGCTGCGGATATATAAGCCCCCGGATTAGATTGTTTGTTGTTCGAATGAGCTTAGGCCCAGGCACCTTGGGCTCCCAGAGAAATATGGCTTCACCATCCGAACAGAAAATATTCTAATGAAAACATATCATAATGCAAAGTAAAAAACTGTGGATTAAATATAACAGTATATTATGATACGTATTATCCCATACATTTTGGAATTGCCAAATCATGCCTCTGCCATTACGCCAACTTGAAGCATTCCATGCGGTGGTCGCCAACGGCAACATGACCAAAGCGGCTAAATTCCTTGAAATTTCCCAACCGGCGGTCAGTCGGCTTGTCGCCACACTGGAAGAAAGTCTCGGTTTCCCGCTGTTCCAGCGACTGTCCGGCAGGTTGCGCCCGACACCGGAAGCCCGGGTCATTTTTGACGAGGTCGAAAAGGCACTTGCAAACCTGAATCATATTTCCCGACTGACGGAAAATATTCAGGATAAAAAGACCGGCCACTTGCGGGTCGCCTGTTTGCCGGGCTTTGCAACGTCGCTGCTGCCAAGGGTGTTGGCGCGCTTTTTGAACGAAAGGCCCGGACTGACTCTGACTTTGGAACCCCGGGCGCCAGAAAGGATTCAGGAGTGGATATCGGCGCAACAATTTGATGTCGGTATTTCGGAACAATTTGAGGACAATCCGTCTATTGAGTCCGAAGCGATTCAGATACGAACCGTCTTTGTTGCACCCGAAGGCCATCCGTTGGCAAAGAAGAAATTTGTCACGCCGAAGGATCTCGATGGGTTGCCAATGATTCATAATAATCGGGACCATGCCATTTTTGGTGCTTTGCAACAGGCTTTTAATTCAGCGGGTGCGGAACTAAATGGGGTGGTGGAAAGCAGGCAGTTTGCCCCGGCCTGCATAATGGTTGTTGAAGGTTACGGGGTATCCGTCGTTAGTGAGATTGATGCCCGTGAGTATGAGAATGAAGGATTGGTCATCCGGCCCTTCAAGCCAAACATCCCGTTTCAGATCAATATTCTTTACCCGGCTTTCATGCCACGCTCATTGGCGACAATTGAATTTGTCGAGGCTTTCAAGAAAAGCCTTGAGCCGTTTCGTCTGTAATTTTCAGCCATGATATCGAATCCCCAACCCTTTGATCTCCTTGTTATCGGTGGCGGCATTAATGGTGCTGGCATCGCCTGCGACGCGGCCGGAAGAGGCCTGTCAGTCTGTTTGTGCGAACAAAATGATCTGGCCAGCGCGACATCTTCTGCCAGTAGCAAATTGATCCATGGCGGGCTGCGTTATTTGGAACACTATGAGTTTCGATTGGTTCGCGAAGCCTTGGGCGAACGCGAAGTTATGCTGTCGAAAGCCCCCCATATCATCAAGCCCATGCGTTTTGTACTACCCCATCACAATCAGGTCAGGCCTGCCTGGTTAGTGCGTTTGGGACTCTTCCTGTACGATCATCTGGCGGCCCACCCCCGGCTTCCAAATTGCAGCAGCATTGATCTTTCCCACAATCCCGCTGGTGCCCCATTACGTGACAACATTCGCAAGGGCCATGTTTATTCAGATTGCTGGGTTGACGATGCCCGTCTGGTCGTTCTCAACGCCATGCAGGCTGCTGAAAAAGGCGCCATCATCCAGCCCCGGACAAAACTGACAAAGGCCCAACGCAAAGGGGACCTGTGGGAAGCCCGACTTACCGATACGACAACCGGAGAGGAAAAGACAGTCGTGGCACGTTGTCTGGTCAATGCTGCCGGCCCTTGGGTTCAGGATGTCCTTGATCACGCTCTGGGAATATCAGGCGATGGCGGTATCCAACTCATTAAGGGAAGTCACATCGTCGTCCCCAAGATTCACGACGGAAACCATGCCTATATTCTTCAGAATGAGGACCGCAGGGTCATTTTCGTCATTCCCTATGAAGGCGATTTCTCGCTCATTGGCACGACGGATATCCCTGTTGAAGACGGTCCGGCCAAGCCGAGCGTGGACGACGAGGAAGTCACCTACTTATGCGAAAGCGTCAACGCCTACTTTGACAAAACGATTTCTCCCGACGACGTGGTGTGGACCTATTCCGGCATACGCCCGCTTTACGACGACAATCAGAAAAATCCCTCCAGGGTGACGCGTGAATACGTCCTTGATTTAAATGCCCAAAATGGAGAAGCACCGTTGTTGTCCGTCTTCGGGGGGAAAATCACTACGTACCGCCGCTTGGCCGAACAGGTAATGGAAAAACTGGCCCCATATTTTCCCGGGATGGGAAAGCCCTGGACGGAAGCTTTGCCCCTCCCGGGGGGTGGTATCCCCGAAGGTGATTTTGAGACTTTCGTGTCGACTGTTTACAATAAATATCCCATGCTTGAGGGCGAATTTCTGCGCCGAATGGGGCGTCGTCATGGCGCAATGATTTTCACGGTTCTTGGCAACGCCACGACTCCCGAAGACCTTGGTGAAGACTTTGGTGGTGGATTATGTCAACGAGAGGTAGATTATCTGATCGCCAATGAATGGGCGCAAACGACGGATGACGTATTGTGGCGTCGAACAAAATGCGGCCTGCACATGAGTGAAAATGATCGTCAGAAGGTTGACGAATACGTGATGGAAAAATCGATAAAACAGAAACCAAAAAAACATGACTGCACC contains these protein-coding regions:
- the ugpA gene encoding sn-glycerol-3-phosphate ABC transporter permease UgpA produces the protein MLKRVHFGPSVLPFLLVAPQIIITVVFFIWPASQALYQSLLVEDAFGLSTEFVWFDNFIELFDDELYLDTFKRTIFFSFSVAFLSMSFALVLAAMADRVIKGATTYRTLLIWPYAVAPVLSGALWVFMFDPTLGIFTYMLGAFGYEWNHKLNGTEAMFLVIIASAWKQVAYNFLFFLAAMQSIPKSLIEAAAIDGAGPVRRFFTIIFPLISPTTFFLLVMNIVYAFFETFGIIHVVTRGGPAKATEILIYKVFNDGFIGLDLGGSAAQSVILMAIVIVLTVIQFRYVEKRVAY
- the ugpB gene encoding sn-glycerol-3-phosphate ABC transporter substrate-binding protein UgpB; translation: MTFKKKILGVLTAIVGVSVSASAFAATEIQWWHAMGGVNGERVNKIANDFNATQSEYKVLPAYKGNYTETMTAAVAAFRAKQQPHIVQVFEVGTATMMAAKGAVYPVEQVMKDAGEPFDKSDYLPAVISYYQTPNGDLLSMPFNSSTPVLWYNKDAFKKAGVTSVPKTWSDMKSASEKLVAAGYKCGFSFGYQSWVMIENYSTWHNLPIGTNENGFGGLDTEFTFNNDKVKNIIGDVASWSKDKLFTYGGPRGDSLPMYANGECGMWMNSSAYYGSIKKQAKFAFGQSMLPLDTKAASKPQNSIIGGATLWVLKGHDKGDYKGVAKFMTYLSSPEVQAWWHQETGYVPITKAAYELSKKQGFYNSNPGTDTAIKQLSLNAPTANSRGLRFGSFVQIRDIINEEMEAIWNGSKTASQGLDDAAERGNKLLRKFEKANN
- a CDS encoding LysR family transcriptional regulator yields the protein MPLPLRQLEAFHAVVANGNMTKAAKFLEISQPAVSRLVATLEESLGFPLFQRLSGRLRPTPEARVIFDEVEKALANLNHISRLTENIQDKKTGHLRVACLPGFATSLLPRVLARFLNERPGLTLTLEPRAPERIQEWISAQQFDVGISEQFEDNPSIESEAIQIRTVFVAPEGHPLAKKKFVTPKDLDGLPMIHNNRDHAIFGALQQAFNSAGAELNGVVESRQFAPACIMVVEGYGVSVVSEIDAREYENEGLVIRPFKPNIPFQINILYPAFMPRSLATIEFVEAFKKSLEPFRL
- the glpD gene encoding glycerol-3-phosphate dehydrogenase yields the protein MISNPQPFDLLVIGGGINGAGIACDAAGRGLSVCLCEQNDLASATSSASSKLIHGGLRYLEHYEFRLVREALGEREVMLSKAPHIIKPMRFVLPHHNQVRPAWLVRLGLFLYDHLAAHPRLPNCSSIDLSHNPAGAPLRDNIRKGHVYSDCWVDDARLVVLNAMQAAEKGAIIQPRTKLTKAQRKGDLWEARLTDTTTGEEKTVVARCLVNAAGPWVQDVLDHALGISGDGGIQLIKGSHIVVPKIHDGNHAYILQNEDRRVIFVIPYEGDFSLIGTTDIPVEDGPAKPSVDDEEVTYLCESVNAYFDKTISPDDVVWTYSGIRPLYDDNQKNPSRVTREYVLDLNAQNGEAPLLSVFGGKITTYRRLAEQVMEKLAPYFPGMGKPWTEALPLPGGGIPEGDFETFVSTVYNKYPMLEGEFLRRMGRRHGAMIFTVLGNATTPEDLGEDFGGGLCQREVDYLIANEWAQTTDDVLWRRTKCGLHMSENDRQKVDEYVMEKSIKQKPKKHDCT